The following proteins are co-located in the Heliorestis convoluta genome:
- a CDS encoding DUF1659 domain-containing protein, whose translation MSVNTTTAMSTLRIVVLGQTLDDGTQKIQNRDFRGLKPVASNEDVYEVAHLLASLMDHPLEEVQRLDVNNLVSA comes from the coding sequence ATGTCAGTTAATACTACCACAGCCATGTCGACGTTACGCATCGTAGTTCTAGGTCAAACCCTCGACGACGGCACCCAAAAGATACAGAATCGTGACTTCAGAGGGTTAAAGCCAGTCGCTTCTAACGAGGATGTCTACGAAGTAGCCCACTTACTCGCTTCATTAATGGACCATCCCCTAGAAGAAGTACAACGCCTCGACGTAAACAACCTAGTTAGCGCCTAA
- a CDS encoding DUF2922 domain-containing protein — MSITRNTLELVFSNQLGRDVTLRIRDPKTDVTTEEILTVMDGIIAKNIINSTGGDLVNKKDVRFLTTTIEDLYDPA; from the coding sequence TTGAGCATAACGCGCAACACCTTAGAACTCGTCTTTTCCAATCAACTAGGACGTGATGTTACCCTGCGAATTCGGGACCCGAAGACCGACGTAACAACAGAAGAAATTCTAACTGTTATGGACGGAATCATCGCCAAAAACATCATCAACTCTACAGGCGGCGACTTAGTCAACAAAAAAGACGTCCGCTTCCTAACTACAACCATTGAAGATCTCTACGACCCAGCATAA
- a CDS encoding Rpn family recombination-promoting nuclease/putative transposase, with protein sequence MTRQKSNLKEIKAINRINDYAFKRIFGSEEGKEVLINFLNAVLKLPQDREIKTIELLDREIEPTYLLDRGARLDVLAKTEKGTLINIEVQVGNQYNIDKRTLYYWSGLYHGQLMRGQSFRELRKTITINIIAFNWFPDETRYHRKFHIREEETGEQLNDDLEIHFLELDKAKKLKRKPQTPLEAWLMYLNNLEGEELEEIAMENPAIKKAVTIEQAFMKSNIERRIYELREKAVRDEISALAGAKEEGKAEGRKEGIQQGHQKGIQQGREQAVHEKTIAALKAGLEVNLVAQIMGLDIEEVQKLKEELNKP encoded by the coding sequence ATGACAAGACAAAAAAGCAACCTAAAAGAAATCAAAGCAATCAACCGCATCAACGACTACGCCTTCAAAAGAATATTCGGCTCAGAAGAAGGCAAAGAAGTACTCATCAACTTCCTTAACGCAGTCCTAAAACTTCCACAAGACAGAGAGATCAAAACCATAGAACTACTAGACAGAGAAATCGAACCAACCTACTTATTAGATCGAGGAGCCAGACTGGACGTACTAGCAAAGACAGAAAAGGGAACACTGATCAACATAGAAGTACAAGTAGGCAACCAGTACAACATAGACAAAAGAACCCTCTACTACTGGTCCGGCCTTTATCATGGTCAACTCATGCGCGGCCAATCCTTTAGAGAACTACGTAAAACAATAACCATAAACATAATAGCCTTCAACTGGTTCCCCGACGAAACCCGCTATCACCGTAAATTCCACATCCGAGAAGAAGAAACAGGAGAACAACTAAACGACGACCTAGAAATCCACTTTCTCGAACTAGATAAAGCAAAAAAACTAAAGCGAAAACCGCAAACCCCTCTAGAAGCATGGCTAATGTACCTAAATAACCTAGAAGGAGAAGAATTGGAGGAGATAGCCATGGAGAATCCGGCCATAAAAAAAGCAGTCACCATAGAACAAGCCTTCATGAAAAGCAACATCGAAAGAAGAATCTACGAACTAAGAGAAAAAGCAGTACGCGATGAAATATCCGCATTAGCCGGAGCGAAAGAAGAAGGAAAAGCAGAAGGCCGAAAAGAAGGCATTCAACAAGGTCACCAAAAAGGCATTCAACAAGGTCGCGAACAAGCAGTACACGAAAAAACCATAGCTGCCCTAAAAGCCGGCCTCGAAGTCAACCTCGTAGCTCAGATCATGGGGTTAGACATAGAAGAAGTACAAAAACTAAAAGAAGAACTGAACAAACCATAA
- a CDS encoding DUF1659 domain-containing protein, which yields MSVNTTTAMSTLRIVVLGQTLDDGTLQLQNRDFRGLKPVASNEDVYEVAHLLASLMDHPLEEVQRIDVNNLVSA from the coding sequence ATGTCAGTTAATACCACCACAGCCATGTCGACGTTACGCATCGTAGTTCTAGGTCAAACCCTCGACGACGGCACTCTACAGCTACAGAATCGTGACTTCAGAGGCTTAAAGCCAGTCGCTTCTAACGAGGATGTCTACGAAGTAGCCCACTTACTCGCTTCATTAATGGACCATCCCCTAGAAGAAGTACAACGCATCGACGTAAACAACCTAGTTAGCGCCTAA
- a CDS encoding DUF2922 domain-containing protein — MSITRNTLELVFSNQLGRDVTLRIRDPKTDVTTEEILTVMDGIIAKNIINSTGGDLVNKKDVRFLTTTIEDLYDPA; from the coding sequence TTGAGCATAACGCGCAACACCTTAGAACTCGTCTTTTCCAATCAACTAGGACGTGATGTTACCCTGCGGATTCGGGACCCGAAGACCGACGTAACAACAGAAGAAATTCTAACTGTTATGGACGGAATCATCGCCAAAAACATCATCAACTCTACAGGCGGCGACTTGGTCAACAAAAAAGACGTCCGCTTCTTAACTACAACCATTGAAGATCTCTACGACCCAGCATAA
- a CDS encoding YvrJ family protein, whose translation MIGTPIIEETFLHALTNVGFPMALALFLLFRLESKVGSLTTAIAELTSKVELLRHLE comes from the coding sequence TTGATAGGGACACCTATAATAGAAGAAACTTTTCTTCACGCCTTGACCAACGTCGGATTTCCCATGGCACTAGCCTTGTTCTTGCTTTTTCGCCTAGAAAGCAAAGTAGGCTCATTAACAACAGCCATCGCAGAACTCACTAGCAAAGTAGAACTCTTACGACACCTCGAATAA
- a CDS encoding S-layer homology domain-containing protein — protein MFKPRKKRKILAIITMITLSLTMLPLLALAGTPQDIQGHWAEKWIEKMIQKGIVSGYPDGTFQPTKEITRAEFATIVNNALDKNDATAEANFTDVKTSDWYYRQVAIAKKEGYISGYPDGTFKPNQPISRQEAAVLMTNLLKLDQNAQLRWYSDQNQIGNWAATSIAAVNKAGLMQGYPEGTFQPLNPITRAETAVLIDKVLEYKSAIIPQEESALKGIVQLNGQAQTDAKVKLFKQGTIEVIAETTTDQKGQYSFDVEAGQYDLTAEKSNRIGYLTKVDKTASRNIELQAAVQVTGKLTDKDGKSVNNAAIAFTTNPTFLTKTDNKGEYSLYVLPNRSYTVLAVNPTKESDGFQVVQQNVAIGQENTTLSELKATFAVTTPVVGGGGGGGGFGGGGGTGGTGDDSADSNNDRVKLFSKAQSHGMPTSEVKVKTGDSYEKRYTIYFDGVPLAKATNETVIVASELLRDSTRVDIIIDGSDSLKPVDSVTPVIDF, from the coding sequence TTGTTCAAGCCTAGAAAAAAGAGAAAGATCTTAGCAATTATCACCATGATAACCTTGTCTCTAACAATGCTCCCCCTATTGGCACTTGCAGGCACCCCACAGGATATCCAAGGACATTGGGCAGAAAAATGGATTGAAAAAATGATCCAAAAAGGCATCGTATCAGGCTACCCAGATGGAACATTTCAACCAACCAAAGAAATAACCAGAGCAGAGTTTGCCACCATAGTCAACAATGCCCTTGACAAAAATGATGCTACAGCAGAAGCCAACTTCACCGATGTAAAAACATCAGACTGGTATTACAGACAAGTTGCCATCGCCAAAAAAGAAGGCTACATATCAGGATATCCCGATGGCACCTTCAAGCCGAACCAACCAATAAGCCGACAAGAAGCCGCTGTTCTAATGACCAACTTACTAAAACTCGATCAAAATGCACAGCTACGCTGGTACAGCGATCAGAACCAAATCGGCAACTGGGCCGCTACAAGCATCGCAGCAGTAAACAAAGCAGGCTTAATGCAAGGATATCCCGAAGGAACCTTCCAACCCCTAAATCCAATAACTCGAGCAGAAACAGCAGTCTTAATCGATAAAGTACTAGAATACAAAAGCGCAATAATACCCCAAGAAGAATCCGCACTAAAAGGCATAGTGCAACTGAATGGACAAGCCCAAACCGATGCCAAAGTAAAACTATTCAAGCAAGGCACAATTGAAGTAATAGCAGAAACCACCACAGACCAAAAGGGACAATACTCCTTTGACGTCGAAGCAGGTCAATACGACCTAACAGCAGAAAAAAGCAACAGAATTGGCTATCTAACAAAAGTAGACAAAACAGCAAGCAGAAACATTGAACTACAAGCAGCCGTCCAAGTAACAGGGAAACTAACCGACAAAGACGGCAAAAGCGTCAATAACGCAGCCATAGCCTTCACCACAAACCCCACGTTCCTAACCAAAACAGACAACAAAGGCGAATACAGCCTCTATGTACTACCCAATCGCAGCTACACAGTACTAGCAGTCAATCCCACCAAAGAAAGTGACGGATTCCAAGTTGTACAACAAAATGTTGCCATTGGCCAAGAAAATACGACTTTAAGTGAACTGAAAGCCACCTTTGCTGTTACCACCCCCGTTGTCGGCGGTGGAGGAGGAGGGGGCGGCTTTGGCGGAGGCGGCGGTACTGGTGGTACCGGTGACGATAGCGCCGACTCTAATAACGATAGAGTTAAGCTCTTCAGCAAAGCCCAAAGTCACGGAATGCCTACATCTGAAGTAAAAGTAAAAACTGGTGATTCCTATGAAAAAAGATATACAATTTACTTTGATGGAGTCCCTTTGGCTAAAGCAACAAATGAAACTGTTATTGTAGCGTCTGAACTACTTCGTGATTCTACAAGGGTTGATATTATTATTGATGGCAGTGATAGCCTTAAGCCAGTTGACAGTGTTACACCTGTAATTGATTTTTAA
- a CDS encoding S-layer homology domain-containing protein: MMGKRIEIFVASFVILLFVGLIPVMADDLGSNISTKDVERVADADYQLHLDEAIFDETVGVGEQQEFGEGEAGVTQEVDGAVEGGASHGDAVADDGASHGDATMDDGSSYEDRTVEGWLVDEVAGKSKYDLYSQVDVDVDEAFMGTFQDFGLGASLLAPLGEDQAILSGADDNNARVSITNVFHNGIDFGGNNYRDLYISTNGYITFGHGNSGYSPLGITQYTRGPIIAAQFDDLDPWKGGTIYYDQNIAENYVVVTFENVRPFRNPIDGSDDSENTYQIVLRRIGEAGSKDFQIELRYHQLQWARSGNNSAWPTAGWSTGSLFQVSYAELFHSGQPTFRQIVTGSNIGEPGVYRWDVTSGLVQAPPTVNDTAVPSAITFNSALSGGNVSSDGALDVTSRGLAYGTSPFPTIDNRTVISGSGIGSFTATMTDLSPSTTYYVRAFATNALGTSYGPQRSFTTASLMEQTILFEALAPRTYGDDIFDLVATASSDLAVTFASSNPHVATVVGNTVTIVGAGSTTITASQLGNSYYSPAPSVSQVLTIHKKDLTIAANGVTKRYGDLHTFDGYEFRTEGLINDDSVGFVNFHSNGAAASAMVGDYDILISEAAGTGLENYAITYENGTLNVTKRELLVIANDAVKTVGSSDPVFTVRYVGLIASDTPSVIEGTLALVREEGESVGTYMITPSGITAANYIIQFETGTFTIRRRSSSSTGSSGSGGSGSGGSGNASGTLEPGAGFLPGVPGAALDPTTSDAVLFKSEISIVVNDKEQNAGTSTLIEVDGEKLVEIRTDSAVISRIIDEVSSSEKEATKGLQENKIVVPVAGTDAKHVKSILTGDIVKKMEQNEFSLVIDTGEVAYILPARDIAIEEIASLLQVGADSLAEIDIEVDIVKVDGENAQEIAAQAMAKNYEVLVPPVEFQVVAKAMTPSGESKVAISTFNRYVSRVVAIPAEVDRNKITTGIVYNPFDGTFAHIPTEVFVEDGKWYAKLNSLTNSSYSVIWNPITVASVENHWSQNAVNDMASRLIINNPDAFRPDASITRGDFAEYITKALGIYRTNVSKAYFTDVDLAHAYGDAITVAVDYGLIQGYPDGTFRPDETITREEAMTLYARAMDRAGLEEVDRSRIENYVDKDQIATWAYESVKKTVGAGVFQGKTLERLDPKDTFTYAEAAQAIRNLLIQARLIS; encoded by the coding sequence ATGATGGGGAAAAGAATAGAGATATTTGTTGCCTCTTTTGTTATTTTGTTATTTGTTGGATTGATACCTGTAATGGCCGATGATCTGGGTTCTAATATTTCGACAAAGGATGTTGAAAGGGTTGCGGATGCTGATTATCAACTGCATTTAGATGAAGCAATTTTTGATGAGACTGTAGGTGTTGGTGAGCAACAAGAGTTTGGTGAAGGTGAAGCTGGTGTTACACAGGAAGTCGATGGGGCCGTGGAAGGTGGGGCGAGTCATGGGGATGCAGTTGCGGACGATGGAGCGAGTCATGGAGATGCTACTATGGACGATGGGTCGAGTTATGAAGATAGGACCGTGGAGGGTTGGCTTGTCGATGAGGTAGCTGGAAAAAGCAAGTATGACCTTTATTCGCAAGTAGACGTTGATGTTGATGAAGCATTTATGGGGACCTTTCAGGACTTTGGTCTTGGTGCATCATTGTTGGCTCCTTTGGGAGAGGACCAGGCTATTTTATCTGGAGCAGATGATAATAACGCAAGGGTTTCCATAACGAATGTTTTTCATAATGGTATTGATTTTGGTGGTAACAATTACAGGGATCTTTACATTAGCACCAATGGTTATATCACTTTTGGTCATGGTAATAGTGGCTATAGTCCTTTGGGCATCACGCAATATACGCGGGGACCTATTATAGCGGCGCAATTTGATGATCTTGATCCCTGGAAGGGCGGTACGATTTATTATGATCAAAATATTGCTGAAAACTATGTTGTAGTTACATTTGAAAATGTACGGCCTTTTCGGAACCCCATTGATGGCAGTGATGATTCTGAAAATACCTATCAGATTGTTTTGCGAAGAATTGGCGAGGCTGGTTCTAAGGATTTTCAAATCGAGCTTCGTTACCATCAGTTACAATGGGCCCGATCTGGCAATAATTCTGCTTGGCCTACTGCTGGGTGGTCTACTGGAAGCTTGTTCCAAGTTTCCTATGCAGAGCTTTTTCATTCTGGTCAACCTACTTTCAGACAAATTGTTACAGGTTCAAACATTGGTGAGCCTGGGGTCTATCGTTGGGATGTAACAAGTGGTCTTGTCCAAGCTCCACCGACGGTAAATGATACAGCGGTGCCTTCGGCAATTACCTTTAATAGCGCCCTTTCTGGTGGCAATGTTAGCAGCGATGGCGCTCTAGATGTTACTTCTAGAGGTTTGGCCTATGGCACTTCACCGTTTCCTACGATTGATAATCGTACTGTTATAAGTGGTAGCGGGATCGGTTCTTTTACAGCTACGATGACTGATCTCAGTCCTAGTACGACTTATTATGTTAGAGCTTTTGCTACCAATGCCTTGGGGACAAGCTATGGACCACAGCGAAGCTTTACGACAGCCTCTCTGATGGAACAAACGATTCTTTTTGAAGCACTGGCGCCTCGGACCTATGGGGATGATATTTTTGATCTAGTAGCAACAGCCAGCTCCGATCTTGCGGTAACTTTTGCTAGTTCTAATCCCCACGTTGCTACTGTGGTAGGCAATACTGTGACGATTGTGGGGGCAGGTTCTACCACCATTACAGCTTCTCAGCTTGGCAACTCTTACTACAGTCCTGCGCCTTCTGTCTCTCAAGTGTTAACAATTCACAAAAAAGATCTCACGATTGCTGCCAATGGGGTTACCAAAAGGTACGGTGATCTTCATACTTTTGATGGTTACGAGTTTCGCACTGAGGGACTCATCAATGATGATAGCGTAGGTTTTGTGAATTTCCATAGCAATGGTGCTGCAGCGAGCGCAATGGTGGGCGATTATGATATCTTGATCAGCGAAGCAGCCGGCACTGGGTTGGAAAACTATGCTATCACTTACGAAAATGGTACCTTGAACGTGACAAAGAGAGAGTTGCTGGTTATCGCCAATGATGCTGTGAAAACGGTTGGCTCGTCCGATCCTGTTTTTACTGTACGCTATGTGGGGTTGATTGCGAGTGATACTCCCTCTGTTATAGAAGGTACTCTGGCATTGGTTCGTGAAGAAGGTGAATCTGTGGGGACTTATATGATTACGCCTTCTGGCATCACTGCAGCCAACTATATCATTCAATTTGAGACAGGCACTTTTACGATTCGAAGAAGAAGTAGTTCTTCAACAGGTTCATCAGGGTCTGGTGGGTCTGGTTCTGGGGGCTCTGGTAATGCTTCGGGAACTTTAGAGCCAGGCGCAGGGTTCCTTCCAGGGGTGCCGGGCGCAGCGCTTGATCCTACAACATCAGATGCAGTGCTATTCAAGTCAGAGATATCAATTGTTGTGAATGATAAAGAACAAAATGCAGGGACGAGTACTCTTATAGAAGTAGATGGGGAAAAGTTGGTTGAAATCAGAACAGACTCTGCTGTGATCAGTCGAATCATCGACGAAGTATCTTCATCAGAAAAAGAGGCGACAAAAGGGCTTCAAGAAAACAAAATCGTCGTACCTGTTGCGGGAACCGATGCAAAGCACGTAAAAAGTATTTTAACAGGCGATATTGTCAAAAAGATGGAGCAAAATGAATTTAGCCTGGTAATCGATACCGGAGAGGTGGCCTATATTTTACCGGCTAGAGATATTGCTATTGAAGAAATCGCTTCCCTACTACAAGTAGGTGCCGATTCTTTGGCAGAAATCGATATAGAAGTAGATATTGTAAAAGTTGACGGCGAGAACGCTCAAGAGATAGCAGCGCAAGCAATGGCTAAGAATTATGAAGTTCTTGTTCCTCCCGTTGAGTTCCAAGTTGTGGCAAAGGCGATGACGCCTAGCGGTGAAAGCAAGGTAGCCATTTCTACGTTCAATCGTTATGTTTCAAGAGTTGTAGCCATTCCCGCGGAGGTTGATCGGAATAAGATAACGACAGGCATCGTGTATAACCCTTTTGATGGAACTTTTGCTCATATCCCAACGGAAGTATTTGTGGAAGATGGAAAATGGTACGCCAAGTTAAATTCTTTGACAAATTCAAGCTACTCTGTGATCTGGAATCCTATAACTGTCGCCTCTGTAGAGAACCACTGGTCACAAAATGCCGTCAATGATATGGCCTCTAGGTTGATTATTAATAATCCAGACGCCTTTAGGCCTGATGCTTCTATTACAAGAGGTGACTTCGCGGAGTATATCACCAAAGCTTTGGGTATCTATAGAACGAATGTGAGCAAAGCCTATTTTACCGATGTTGATCTGGCCCATGCCTATGGTGACGCGATTACGGTGGCTGTAGATTATGGCCTGATCCAAGGCTACCCTGACGGGACCTTTCGACCTGACGAGACAATAACGCGAGAAGAAGCTATGACGCTGTATGCGAGAGCCATGGATAGGGCTGGATTGGAAGAAGTAGATCGGAGTAGAATTGAAAATTATGTGGACAAAGATCAAATTGCGACCTGGGCTTATGAATCTGTGAAGAAAACGGTGGGTGCTGGCGTCTTTCAAGGTAAAACTTTGGAAAGGCTTGATCCGAAGGATACCTTTACCTATGCTGAAGCAGCCCAGGCTATTAGAAATTTATTGATTCAAGCACGGTTGATTTCTTAG
- a CDS encoding RNA-binding domain-containing protein, giving the protein MEFRETSQIELKSELNDSVKKEILAFANTNGGKIYIGVDDHGNVIGLKNAQQDLESISNMIRDSIRPDISMHTSATIIEAEQKEIIVIEVSKGTKRPYHLSSKGLRPSGVFVRHGITSSPASEEAIRQMIIDSDGNTFEKTRCLKQDLSFEYAKNVFQEKGLPFKEAQYRTLGMADEDGYFTNLGLLLSDQCEHSIKCAIYQGTSKLEFRDRKEFHGSILKQLAEAYEYINLQNKVESTFEGLSRVEIPDYPYFAIRESLINAVVHRDYSFGGSILVHVFEDRIEIVSIGGLVLGLTQKDIFLGVSESRNRNLANCFYRLKLIESYGTGIQRIKESYRSFRVDPEFHISDNAFVVVLPNTRYKKDLKSNEEKVLEIIGRKERVARRELEKELGLSKSSVTIILNKLLDEGFIVQKGNARNTVYQLVKGSF; this is encoded by the coding sequence ATGGAATTCAGAGAGACAAGTCAAATTGAGCTAAAATCCGAGCTTAATGATTCTGTAAAAAAAGAAATTTTGGCTTTCGCTAATACAAATGGCGGAAAAATATACATTGGTGTTGATGATCACGGAAATGTTATTGGCCTCAAAAATGCTCAGCAAGATTTAGAATCAATCAGCAATATGATTCGAGATTCAATAAGGCCCGATATATCAATGCATACTTCTGCTACTATAATAGAAGCAGAGCAGAAGGAAATCATTGTAATAGAAGTATCAAAAGGAACAAAAAGACCGTACCATTTGTCTAGTAAAGGCTTAAGGCCGAGTGGTGTGTTTGTAAGACATGGTATAACATCAAGTCCTGCTTCAGAAGAAGCGATTCGGCAAATGATTATTGATAGCGACGGAAACACATTTGAGAAGACACGTTGTCTAAAGCAAGATCTATCTTTTGAATATGCTAAAAATGTTTTTCAAGAAAAGGGATTGCCTTTTAAAGAAGCTCAATATAGAACTTTAGGCATGGCAGATGAAGATGGGTACTTTACGAATTTAGGACTTTTGTTATCCGACCAATGTGAGCATTCCATAAAATGTGCTATCTATCAAGGAACGAGTAAGCTAGAGTTTAGAGATCGCAAAGAGTTTCATGGATCAATTTTGAAACAACTCGCCGAGGCTTATGAATATATTAACTTGCAAAACAAAGTAGAATCAACTTTCGAGGGGTTAAGTAGAGTAGAGATACCTGATTATCCATACTTCGCAATACGAGAAAGTTTAATCAATGCGGTTGTACACAGAGATTACAGCTTTGGTGGTAGCATTCTTGTTCATGTGTTCGAAGATAGAATTGAAATTGTATCTATCGGTGGTCTCGTATTAGGTTTAACACAAAAGGACATTTTCTTAGGCGTTTCGGAAAGCAGAAATAGAAATTTAGCGAACTGTTTTTATAGACTAAAGCTTATTGAAAGCTATGGAACAGGTATTCAGCGAATCAAAGAGAGCTATCGTTCTTTTCGGGTTGATCCTGAGTTTCATATATCGGACAATGCATTTGTTGTTGTTCTACCAAATACTCGATATAAGAAAGATCTGAAAAGCAATGAAGAAAAAGTTCTGGAGATTATCGGAAGGAAAGAAAGGGTTGCACGAAGAGAATTAGAGAAAGAACTTGGATTAAGTAAATCTAGTGTAACAATAATTTTGAATAAGCTACTCGACGAAGGTTTCATTGTTCAAAAAGGTAACGCTAGAAATACCGTTTATCAACTCGTTAAGGGTTCTTTTTGA
- a CDS encoding Ku protein encodes MRSLWKGAVSFGLVHIPIKLFAATEDKDIRFRLLHKECNHPIQYQKRCPHCDREVEPEEIVKGFEYTKGRFVIVTEEELEALEPESSRTIEIQSFVNLPEIDPIYFVKTYYLAPDQQGQKAYALLHQALQEMNRLALAKVTLRSKEAIAALRVYGEGLAMHIMLFPEEIRSMDQLGELGQSVEVSAKEKTMAIQLIESLTEPFNPERWQNEYKEKLNHYLQEKVQGQEIIDQPTAPAPKGKVVDLMEALKVSLDQAKAQQAQQKKTTKKGKTTKSTTERRKTS; translated from the coding sequence ATGCGCAGTCTTTGGAAAGGTGCTGTCAGCTTTGGTCTCGTCCACATTCCGATCAAACTGTTTGCAGCCACAGAAGATAAAGATATTCGCTTTCGTCTTCTCCATAAAGAATGTAATCATCCCATTCAATACCAGAAACGATGTCCTCACTGTGACCGAGAAGTGGAACCAGAAGAAATCGTCAAAGGCTTTGAATACACGAAAGGTCGTTTTGTCATTGTCACAGAAGAAGAGCTCGAAGCTTTAGAGCCTGAAAGCAGTCGTACCATTGAGATCCAATCTTTTGTTAATCTTCCAGAAATCGATCCTATCTACTTTGTCAAAACCTACTATCTAGCACCGGATCAGCAAGGTCAAAAAGCCTACGCTTTGTTACATCAAGCACTGCAAGAAATGAACCGTCTGGCTTTAGCCAAAGTTACCTTGCGATCCAAAGAAGCCATTGCCGCTCTTCGCGTATACGGTGAGGGCTTGGCAATGCATATTATGCTTTTTCCCGAAGAGATTCGCTCTATGGACCAACTGGGAGAATTAGGGCAAAGCGTAGAAGTCTCAGCCAAAGAAAAAACCATGGCCATTCAACTGATTGAAAGCCTTACAGAGCCTTTCAACCCAGAGCGATGGCAAAATGAATACAAAGAAAAGTTGAACCACTATCTACAAGAAAAAGTACAAGGCCAAGAGATTATCGATCAACCAACGGCTCCCGCACCGAAAGGAAAAGTTGTTGATTTGATGGAAGCTTTGAAAGTAAGTCTCGATCAAGCAAAAGCCCAGCAAGCACAACAGAAAAAAACAACGAAAAAAGGCAAGACCACAAAAAGCACAACAGAGCGCAGAAAAACGTCATGA
- a CDS encoding ATP-dependent DNA ligase encodes MTYLLPMEPQVATAPFDHPDYLFQIKWDGIRCLATITEEGMMLRSRNGKDMSKQFPEIVNSPFFSSGRSKTIVDGELVVLDRDGLPSFPLVLKRHRFQKASSIEEGRKVYPVLYMIFDLLQWQNQSFLEHPLEKRLAKLERELVPSNHIVFTKAEEAAGIAFFQSIQKLNLEGMVGKDRNSLYRPGKKARTWKKVKNFRQLSCFVIGFTQSQEGQIASLALGLPLENTWQYIGKVGTGISQKEARLWYVRLHPQQMKESTTEVKKQGYHKVHQPYPIIVQYLEWTQDLRLRHPSLLSTIEP; translated from the coding sequence ATGACCTATCTTTTGCCCATGGAACCACAGGTAGCGACAGCGCCTTTTGATCATCCTGATTACTTGTTTCAAATCAAGTGGGATGGCATTCGTTGCTTAGCAACAATCACAGAAGAAGGTATGATGCTACGGAGCCGTAATGGCAAGGATATGTCAAAGCAGTTTCCCGAAATTGTTAACTCACCCTTTTTCTCTTCTGGACGAAGTAAGACCATTGTTGATGGTGAGCTTGTTGTTCTTGATAGGGATGGTTTACCCAGCTTTCCTTTAGTACTCAAGCGACATCGTTTTCAAAAAGCATCCTCTATTGAAGAAGGTCGGAAAGTCTATCCTGTTTTATATATGATCTTTGACTTATTGCAGTGGCAAAATCAATCATTTTTAGAACACCCTTTGGAAAAGCGCTTGGCCAAGCTAGAAAGAGAGCTAGTGCCTTCTAATCATATCGTTTTTACAAAAGCGGAAGAGGCCGCGGGCATTGCTTTTTTCCAATCCATTCAAAAACTGAACTTAGAAGGCATGGTCGGCAAAGATCGCAACAGCCTCTATCGACCAGGAAAAAAGGCAAGAACCTGGAAAAAAGTAAAAAACTTTCGACAACTTTCTTGTTTTGTGATTGGCTTTACCCAGTCTCAAGAAGGTCAAATTGCTTCTCTCGCCCTTGGCTTGCCTCTGGAAAATACATGGCAGTATATTGGAAAAGTAGGCACAGGGATCTCCCAGAAGGAGGCTCGGCTATGGTACGTACGTCTCCATCCTCAGCAGATGAAAGAATCAACGACGGAAGTGAAAAAACAAGGCTATCACAAAGTCCACCAACCCTACCCAATCATAGTGCAATATCTAGAATGGACCCAAGATCTGCGCTTACGCCATCCATCGTTGCTATCGACGATAGAACCTTAG